The following coding sequences lie in one Oryctolagus cuniculus chromosome 7, mOryCun1.1, whole genome shotgun sequence genomic window:
- the TMEM200B gene encoding transmembrane protein 200B: MTAGSPGDCAEVRRSPEGRVSRLGRRLGRRRRPRSPPEPLRVRARLRLRSPSGAFAALGALVVLVGMGIAVAGYWPHRAGAPGPRAANSSSHPVGELRREGRGAGRAHGPHERLRLLGPVIMGAGLFVFICANTLLYENRDLETRRLRQGVLRAQALRPPDGPGWNCALLPSPGPRTPRAIGCAEPDNWDLSPRRGTSPVPSVRSLRSEPANPRLALPALLNSYSLKGPGLPPPWGPRAQPGHVIITVQPSGSCIEHSKSLDLGLGELLLGSPAARDCAHRSWPRLDRLSLGGYAKLGGGGDLGARV, translated from the coding sequence ATGACGGCTGGGAGTCCCGGAGACTGCGCCGAGGTGCGGAGGAGCCCCGAGGGCCGCGTCTCCCGCCTGGGCCGCCGCCTGGGCCGCCGCCGGCGCCCGCGCTCCCCACCGGAGCCTCTGCGGGTGCGGGCCCGGCTGCGGCTGCGCTCGCCGTCGGGGGCGTTCGCGGCGCTGGGGGCGCTAGTGGTCCTGGTGGGCATGGGCATCGCCGTGGCTGGCTACTGGCCGCACCGCGCGGGGGCCCCTGGGCCCCGGGCTGCCAACAGCAGCTCACACCCGGTGGGCGAGCTCCGGCGCGAGgggcgcggcgccggccgggctcACGGCCCGCACGAGCGGCTGCGGCTCCTGGGGCCGGTGATCATGGGCGCCGGCCTGTTCGTGTTTATCTGCGCCAACACGCTTCTGTATGAAAACCGAGACTTGGAGACGCGACGGCTCCGTCAGGGGGTGCTGCGCGCCCAGGCCCTGCGGCCCCCCGACGGCCCAGGCTGGAACTGTGCGCTCCtacccagccccggccccaggacTCCGCGGGCCATAGGCTGTGCAGAGCCAGACAACTGGGACCTGTCCCCGCGTCGGGGAACCTCGCCCGTCCCATCGGTGCGGAGCCTGCGTTCAGAACCTGCTAACCCTCGCCTGGCCTTGCCTGCCCTGCTCAACAGCTACTCGCTGAAGGGCCCggggctgcccccaccctgggggcCGAGGGCCCAGCCTGGTCACGTGATCATCACTGTGCAGCCCTCTGGTTCCTGCATTGAACATTCCAAGTCTCTGGATCTGGGCCTTGGGGAGCTCCTCCTTGGGTCCCCTGCGGCTCGAGACTGTGCGCACCGAAGCTGGCCTCGCCTGGACCGCCTCAGTCTGGGGGGCTATGCcaagctgggaggaggaggggacttGGGTGCCCGGGTCTGA